The Periplaneta americana isolate PAMFEO1 chromosome 9, P.americana_PAMFEO1_priV1, whole genome shotgun sequence genome contains a region encoding:
- the LOC138705693 gene encoding uncharacterized protein: MKPETNKYTNINGTSEKHPSGMLPASEDSCVSYINDESVSIEGSQNSSSALISEEKVENKNSTKQTHKSELTEKIDETDEAATNSLEPESEKEEEVDDFQDSLVQMHGEEKIRFQEPTVVKLQKSPQPGRNLPSEFMT; the protein is encoded by the exons ATGAAACCTGAGACTAATAAATACACGAACATTAACGGAACAAGTGAGAAGCATCCAAGTGGTATGTTACCTGCATCAGAGGATTCCTGTGTTAGTTATATTAACGATGAATCTGTGTCAATAGAAGGAAGTCAAAATTCTTCCAGCGCTTTGATATCCGAGGAGAAAGTCGAGAATAAAAATAGCACCAAACAGACCCATAAATCGGAATTGACAGAAAAAATAGACGAAACTGATGAGGCAGCTACAAATTCCTTGGAACCAGAGAGtgagaaagaggaagaagttgATGATTTCCAAG ATTCTCTGGTGCAAATGCATGGAGAGGAGAAAATACGATTTCAAGAGCCAAC GGTTGTTAAACTGCAGAAAAGCCCACAACCAGGACGAAACTTACCCTCGGAATTCATGACATGA
- the LOC138706477 gene encoding uncharacterized protein, whose translation MKYIHTGPSQNTHFSGIETRVERRHIKMRMIRRIKNTILNTFSAKDKEQTNQKPTDYVISNDKKQKFVNSVLEVTQQISRISANQSHPTLQEHEFSNTPLSANISDDMIYAFETLEDIPQSFESTQHENCVCNLISGLQCSDLPSKEEETLQTSSNCTTSNTEEGHATNSEDEEDEQDYFSCTPGKEEVIFKPPTIPNLNGIVHQGSMSKLL comes from the exons atgaaatatatacacactGGACCTTCACAGAATACTCATTTTAGTGGCATTGAGACACGAGTAGAGAGAAGACATATTAAG ATGAGAATGATACgaagaataaaaaatacaatattaaacacgTTTAGCGCCAAAGACAAAGAACAAACAAACCAGAAACCAACGGATTACGTCATCTCCAACGacaagaaacaaaaatttgtAAACAGCGTGCTGGAGGTAACTCAACAAATCAGTCGTATATCTGCAAATCAATCGCATCCAACACTCCAGGAACATGAATTTTCTAATACACCTTTATCAGCCAATATTTCTGATGATATGATTTATGCATTTGAAACACTGGAAGACATTCCTCAATCGTTTGAATCGACGCAACATGAGAATTGTGTGTGCAATTTAATATCAGGTTTGCAATGTAGTGACTTACCGAGTAAAGAGGAGGAAACGTTACAAACATCTTCGAACTGTACGACGTCTAACACAGAAGAAGGACATGCTACAAATTCTGAAGACGAAGAGGACGAACAAg attATTTCTCGTGCACCCCCGGTAAAGAAGAAGTAATCTTTAAACCACCTAC GATACCTAACTTAAATGGAATTGTACATCAAGGAAGTATGTCCAAGCTTCTGTGA